Genomic DNA from Selenomonas sp. oral taxon 126:
TCGATGCGCACAGTCACCATGCCGCGCACCGCCTCGTAGGATTTTTGCTTCACCGCCTGCAGGCCGGAGCGTGCGGCACGCTCGAACTCCTCGCCGCGCTCCTCGGCGTAGCAGCGGATCTCGCGCCGCATCCCCTTCATCGCACGGGCGGCTTCCTTCTCGATCCGCTCCGTATGCTTCTGCAGGGCATCTTTGTACTCCTTCTGAAGCCGCTGCATCCGCTGATGCGCAGCCTTGATCTCGTAGTCCAGCTCCTCGCTGCCCACCGCCGGCTCCTGATACTCCCGCATCTCCTTCTGAAGCTGCGCCCGCTCTGCAGCGATGCCGTCCAGCCGTCCGTCACGCAGGCGCAGCGCCTCATCCCGTGCCGAGCTGTCCGTCTTCACCTCGACGGTCTGATATTCCCTGCCGCCAAAGAGGAAGTTCCCGATCTTGCCAAAAAAACCGCGCCGATCTCTCACGCCTATCACGGGAACCTCATACCGGTCGACCGCCGGGATGGTGAAGGAGTCCTCGATGTTCATGTACCGCTGCGCCAGCTCCCGCTGCTCCTGCTTGATCTCGTCGCGCCGGCGCTCCATGCGGCGTGCGGCGATCTTGTCCATTTCCTTCCGCTGCATCTCATCCTCGAGAGCCTGCATCTCCCTGCGCTTTTCGGCAAACGCCTTCTCATCCGCCTCCAGCCTGCTGCCGACCTCCATCTCGGTCATCTGGAACGTGCGGGCGGAAAGCCCCAGTGCAGCCCCGGGAATCGACGAGACCGCCTCGCTCAGCCCCTCGAGTGCCTGCCCGCTGATCTCGTCCGCCACCATCGCGAGTTCCTCGCGCAGCTCGTCATCCATCCGCTGCAGGCGGCGGCGGTGCTCGCCCGTGATCCTGTCCTCAAGGCCGGCAGCATACTCGCGCAGATCCTCCACGTCCTCGATGAGCTCCGCCTCCGAGACGACGCGCTCCACGAATCCCGCACTGTAGCCGCTCATACGGTCATAGATGTCGCGCATGACGCTCTGGAATCGGGTCCTGAGGGGCTGCCACAGTGCCTCCCGCTCCTGCCGCAGCTCCCCGATCTTGTCCTCTATCGCGCCCTGCTGTGCGATCAGCTCATCGGGGCTGCGCTCTGCACACAGGATCTCGATGCGTGCGTCCAGCTCGCTGCACATACTCCCGAGCATGGCGCGCAGCGTGTGGACGGGCGCACTGAACGCCTCCTGCGCCTTCTCGCCCTCGACAAGGTAGCGGAAGAGACGATCCTCGAATGCGGGCAGACGCGATCCCTCCTCCAGACGGGCGCGCTCTGCTGCATCCGTCCCCGCCTGTCCCAGTCCCTCGGGATCGCGTGCGAGGAGTGCCTGATAGGAGGAAATGGGATAGATTTCAGGAAGGGGCGCGCCTGCGAACTGCTCGGCATAGCTCTCCTTCAGATGAGCGACGACGCCCTCCACGGTCTCCTTCTCGCCCGACTTGATGTCGTCGATCTTGTTCAGTACGATGAAGATCCGCCCGCACTGCGCGCGCAGGTCGCGCAGGATCTCGAAGTCCGTCTTGGAGCCTGGCTGACCTGCGCTGAACATGAAGATGGAGGCGTGTGACTCCTTGATCTGCTGGCGCGTGATGGATTCGAGGTTCTCCGTGATGCCGTTCAGCCCCGGGCTGTCGATGAGCATCACGCCATCCTCGAGGAACCTGCTCTCGAGGAAGAGATCCACGCGCTCCGTCGTCTCGGGGACGTGGTTCCGCTCCGTCCCCGTGCCGACCGTCACGTACTGCGTGAGCGTATCGACACTGAGGTCGGGCAACACCTCCGTGCTCCCATCGCGGTAGTAGACGATTCCCGGCTCCCCGTGCGGCGCTTTGGACGCGTGCCGCAGGAAGTTGACGGCGGCAGTCGTCTCGCGCGTATACGACGGCAGGATGCGCTTGTGCATGAGCGCGTTCAGGAAGGTGGACTTGCCCGCGCTGAACGCGCCGATCAGGACGATGCTGAACAGCCCCTCCTCGATGTTCTGCCCCAGTTTCTGCAGCGCGGCTGCATCCTCCGGCTTCTCCTGCACCACCATGAACTTCTGCGCGTCATCCAGCAGTGCGAGGAGCTTTTCCTTGCGCGCGCCGTGCTGTGCCAGATATTCCTCTTTCCTCATGTGAGATCCCCCTCCATCTTCCGTATCCCCTGCTGCAGCAGGGCGTCCGCCCGTGTCAGAGCCTCTAGCTCGCGCTGCAGTGCGGGTGCCTTGTCCTGCTTTGCCTGTTCCAGCTGCGCCAGCTTCTGCGCCTCCGCCTCATCGTACAGGCGGTGCGCACGATCCTGCATCTCCTCCTGCACCGCGCGGAGCTGCTTCCGCCACGCTTCCTCGAGACGCCCCAGCTCGCCCTCCGCACCGTCTGTGCCATCTGCACCGTACAGATGCGTATGCACCCAGTTGCAGATGTGCCTCCTGCACTCCGCCAGATACGCCTGCATCGCGTGCTTCTGCTGCGTCTCACGCTTGCGCCGCTCTGCCTCCAGGAGTGCCTCATCCTCGCGGATACTCTGCTCCAGGCGGCGGATCCGCGCTGCATCGGCCTCGGCATCGCCCTGATAGCTGCGGAGCTTGCGCTCGCTCTTCGCCTTGCGCGCCAGGAGGTCGTCACGGCGCGCTGCATACGTGTTCTGCTTCGCCTGCAGCGCCTTGTACCGCGCATCCCAGTCCCGCTGCGCGCTGTCGTCGCGCATGGTGCGGACCTCGGTCTTGGTCGAGAAAAAATCGAGGAATCTTCCTAACAGACTGGTTCTCTTGACAACATGCTCTTCCTGCCAGACGCGCACGGCGGGGCGGCTGCCCATGCGGCGCATCTCATCCTGTATGCTGCGCTGCGTCCTGTATGCCTCGCTCGCCGCATCCGCCCAGTGCCGCACATCTCGTTCTGCCTCCGATGCCGCCCGATTGGTCTGCGCCAGCTGACGCGCCACCTGTTCCTCCTGTGCCCGCTTCTCGGCAATGCGCGCCGTGCGCGCCTCGACATCCGTGCCGTGGTCTGCACGCATCTGTGCGAGCGCGGGCAGGTCTCCCGCCGCCACGGTCCGAACCTCGCCCGCAAGGCGTCCGATGCCGCTGTACTCCTCGATGCGCTCCACGATCATCTCGTGCAGGAGCTGCATGGAGTCCTGCAGCGTTCCCCGGATCTCCTGCTGCGTGGCATTCAGGATGCGCGCTACGGAGACGGGGACCTCCTCCTTCCTGCGCTGGATATCGTCCGGCGTACGGCAAGCATCCACACACGCCCTGACCTCCTGCTCCGCCCGCTGTCCACATCGCTCCAGGAGCGTCCCAAGTTCCTTGACCGACTCATTGACCTTGCGTGCGATGAGTCCGTCGATTGCCTCGCAGTTTTTTGCGCGCATCTCCTTCAACTTTTCCTGCAGCTGCGTCAGCCGCTCGATAGCACGATGCTCCCTGCTGAGTTCGAATACGCTGCGCGCCTCCTCGGCACGGCGTGCGATGCGCTCCAGCAGCGACCGCGCCCATCCGAGGATGGCATTTGCCGTTCCACGATACTGGATCTCCGCAAGGCGGCGTTCATTAAAGTTCTCCTCCATCAGTGCGCGGAAACTCGCAAAGTTCGACTCCTCGCGCAGCTGTGCGCGCGCCCCGTCATCCAGCTCATCCGTGCTGTCTTCATAGAGATACGTGATGCTGCGATCCTGCCCTGCAAGTTCCTTGAGCGCTGAGACGCCGCAGACACAGAACGTATGGCTCTCGCTGCCCGCAAAGACTTCTTCCCGCAGCGTCCTTTCGAGCATGGGAAGCCGCTGCTCCACGCTCTCGCCTTCGTGCGGGCGGAATGCGTCAATGAAGTTCTGTACGAAGATGAAGTTCTGCTGGCATGGCACGAGATAGCCGCGCAGGAAGGCGAGATCCTCCTTCGTCAGCCCGCGGTGCTGGAGGAGGTAGATGCAGGCGTGCGCCTCCTGAACCACACGTATGGTCTGGTCGAGATGCCCCGAGGCAACGCCGTTCAGCCCCGGCGTGTCGATCAGCATAAGAGGACGTTCTGCGTGGAGCAATGGCGTATATATATCAACAGATGCAATCTCCTGAGCTACCGCGTGTCGCTCGCTCACGGTCGTAGTATACTCCCGTAACTCATCCGTGCGGATTTCCTGCTCTGTGCCATCCTTGTGGCGAACAAGTCCCGTGCCAACGCGTGGATCATCCGATGCCACGTTGACAACCTGCGTAAGTACCGCTGTTGTTTCCTTCGAGGCATGGCTCAGAACATCCCTGCCGAGCAGAGCGTTGATAAAGGTGGACTTTCCCGAACTGAACTCACCGACCACGGCAATGCGGAACACGTCGTCCTGCATTCGTTCTTTCAGCAGTTCCAATTCTGCAGCAAATCCTTCCACCGATTGGAGCGACTCCTCTTTTTCAAGGTCTTCCAATAAGGAGAGAATTTTTGTCTGTATCGGTGTACACGCATCCATAAAATAAAACCTCCTCACAGCACATCCATCCCGAGCGCATACAGGATCTCGTTCACGGTGTCGATGTCAAAGCCCTCCTCGATGCAGTACTGCATGGCAAGGTCGTATTCGTGCGCAGGCGAGATGCTGTAGCCCGCGCTCGTGAGGAGGTCTCTCGCGTCGTCGAGGTTCAGCCGCAGGACGAAGATGAATGCGTAGACGACGCGAATTTTCGGATGATAGTTCTTGTCGGTACGGATCTTGGAGAACAGTTTGCGGTCAATCCCCGCACGCTTGTACACCTCTACATCGGTCATGCCGCTCTCGTCGATGAGGCGCAGGAGTCGCTCGGAGAAGGTTTCTTTCGGCTTGTCGAGTTTGCTCCTCAGACGCGAGAGAATCCCGTCCAGACCAGCGCGCGGACGGGGAAGAGTGACGCCGCATACGAGTGGCTCTTCATGTACACCGGGATCGCGCGCAAGGCCGTGACGTTCGCGCTCGCCCTCGAAGGGACGCGGTACGGGACGCGGCAGCTTACGCTTTGCTTCCTCAATGATGTCGGAGGAATCCTGCAAATGCGCGGCAATATAGCGGCGAATCCGTTCAAGGAGGTCGGCGGATGGAGTTTGATGCGGCGGTAACATAGGCATTCCCCTCTCAGTTTCTTTTCATAAAATTTTAACAGATATGAATCATCCACGCAAGAGATTTGTTTTCATTTATTTGCCGCAGATACAACCGTCCTGGTCATGTTTGCTCTATCGCTGCAAACGTCTCACCGGCTCACTCCGCTTGCCACCTCCCCCGCCTTGGCAGGGGAGGCTTTTCGTTCCCGTTCAGCTGCGCCTGTCCTTGCTCTGCGCGAGATGCTCGCTGATCTTCTGCGACCATGTCGGCAGAGCAACACCCGTCGCGGAAAACTCCAGGATCATCGCACCGAGCGACGCGAAGTTCTCGCGCACGCCCACCGCGTCACAGGCGAACTGGGCGGCGTTCTCGACGGGAATGCCGATGTCTCCTGCGACCCGCTCCGCGTCGATGTTCGCACCGAGGAGGATAAACTCCCAGCCCGCCTCCTTTTCCTGCCGCTCTACCAGATCCCGCAGTCGGTCAGGCGTCCAGTAGTACAGGCTCGCGTTATCCGCTCCGCCCGTGATGATGACGACCATCGTACGCGCGGGGTTCTCGGGATAATGCTTGTACACGTACCTAGCGCGGCAGACAACACCGCCGATCGCATTGATCAGCACCCTTCTACCGGGCTTGCCGTCCTCTTGTGTGATGGGCGCGGGAGCAGCTTGGCGTGCCATCTGCTCCCGCATGATACGGAGGCGCTCAAAGAAGTCCTGTTCCATGCGTACAGAGTCCGCGGTGATCGGCACACGTTCATCAACGTACAAGCAAAAATCAGCGAACTGCCAGGTAGTGACAAGGATATCCGACCTCTCCTCTCTGAGCCGTGCAATCATGCCGTTGAACCCGGCGATGATATCGGACGCAAAGTCCGCCATGGGCTCGCTGACGTCCATGAGGAATACCAGCTCCGTCTGTCCGTTTGTCTTTGCCTCTGCCATGATGTTTTCCTCCTCTATGCTGTATGACCTTTTCGATGGTTCAGAGTATAGCAGGATAGGCGGACGGCGTGGTCGCATGACAGGCGACATTTGCAGCACACAAAAGGCATGGACGGAAAGCGTCCACGCCCGGCATTTCACGCACAAATTATGCGGTCTGCATCTGCCGCAGCAGATCCTCCGCCTCGCTCTTCCATGCGGCAAGCGCGTTCATCTCCATCTTCACCGCCTCAAGCTGCGCTGCTCCTTCGTTGATAAATTGATTGATTTCCGAAAGCGGCACCCCGTATTTCCGGTAGAATCCATCTCCGCCATTTATGATTGTGCCCCGCTCCTCATCGATTGCCTTTTCAACAAACTCTTTGAGTTCCTTCTGCATCGCCTTGAAGGCCTCCCGCTTTTGCCGTGCAGAATACAACTCATAGACCATCATCCCTGCCCGGGCGAATGCGGTCAGCGCGGGCGCGAATTTGGCGATATCGGCAATCCTCGTTTCAACAGCAGTGTCGATCTTGAAGTCAACACCAAGCCCGCCCAGCAGTTCCCCACCATCAAGAAGCATCTTCTTCACCCGCTCCACGAGCTGTGTGTCGGAAACGCAAGGGATCCATTCGCGCAGGGGATTTACGTAAGCAGTATAGAGCCCCGTCTGCGTGCCGTACTCCTTTTCGATACGATCAAACATGGGAGACACCTTTGCCCCGATCCCTGAAAAGTGCTTCTTCAAGATGCCCTGCAGCGTACGCGTAAAGGCATGTCCGATCGCCCCATTCATCTGCCCGAACTCGATGTCGATGAATTTCACGATATTCTCTTGTGTCAGCCCGTTGATCTTGCTGATGAGCGCACAGCGGAGATCTGCCAGTTCCTCATCACAGTCCCGCGCAGCCTGCTCCGCACATTTCTCAATCCGTTCCTTTTCACTCTTCTGGCGGCGAATGCTCTCTTCCAGCTGCGGGACGGCATTGCGCGCAAAGTCGTTGCAGCGGCGCTGTACCTTCTCCACATTCTCCCGCAATACGGTGTACGCCGTTTCCAGCGCAGCGGCATCGAGCAGACGCTCGGCAGAATGCGCCGCAAGAAATTCCGAGACAGCCGTCCTCAGGTCATCCATATGGGAGCGTTTCGCATACACATCCCTATGCTCCTTCCAGACCGCCATGCCCTTGCGTCCGGGATCCGCCGCCACACAGACAATGCGCGCCCGACCGACCTCCTCCATCGACAGACCGATCAGCTCCTGCAGCCTCATGCGCACGGTGTTCTTCTTGATCTCTGCCATCTCTGCATAGGCTTCCACATTGGTGACATCAACGACCTCGTCCATCCGATTGATGACGAAGATCGTGCGGTCTGCCTTGCCAAGCGTTCGCAGCAAATGCCACAAGAGTTCCTTATGACTGTTCTTGAGGGGGTTCTCGCTCTCAACGACATAGAGGATCACATGTGCCTCTTTGAGGTAGCCGTGCGTGATCTCCTCGAAGCGCCGAAAGCCGCCCTCCATTTCTTTGCCCTTCTCCCCGAAGAGTCCGGGTGTATCAACCATGCGGCAGGGCATCTTCGCTGCATGCGGCTCATAGACATGAATCCCGTCTGTCGCCTCATCAATCGCAATCTCCATTCCATCGAGCGTCTCATCCGCCAGCCCCGCGATGACGCTCGTCTTGCCGTCGGAGAATGCACCCACCAATGCGATTGAGACTGTTTCATCCGCAAGCTCTGCCAGCTTTTTCTCGATCTGTTCACAATCCTCCACGCACGCCCCGCCGCATGCGGAAAGTTCCTTCAATTTGCGCAAGACCGCCTCATAGCGGTGTTTTGCCGTCATGCTCATGAGAATCTCCTCCTAACTGTCATCCCGGCACACATTACCTCCAGCAGAAAAACGCAGACAAGTCCTCGATCTCGTCAATCATCTGCTGATACGCCCGATCCTGTCGTTCCACCATGTTCGTGAATACATCATAATAGGATTTGTTTACCTGCCCCACAAGATCAAGCTCGTCCAACACGCGATAGAGGTCGTCCGCAAGGGCAGTCTCCTGCCGCTCAAAGAACTTGCATGCTGCGGCTTTTGCTTTGGACGTTTGTGACTCCGCCCCCAAGATGTGCTTGAGCACTTCAAAGCCAACGTTCATTGCAATGAAGGGTCCGAGTCCCATGCCACCTTTGACCAACCCTGCCAGGAGATTTGCTCCACCTTTTTTTGCCACAGCGAACAGTATCTCTCGCATTGCTGCTCCACCCACTGCCGCACCGAGCCCATTCATCACAAACGTTCCGAGTCCATGCCCCTGCGCCTGAAATCCGCTCCCCGTAAAGTGAAGCCCCAAGGTTTGCAGACGGGTCTGCTCCATCGCCTCCTTGCGCTCGAAATCTGCCCACACAGCCTCATATTCCTCCATCAGGCGGGAGAGCGCCTCATTGATTTTTTGCTGAACCGCCTCGGCGACAAAGCCCCGCATTTCCTCCGCATGTTCTTTCATGAACTGTCGGACACGACGCTCGTCAATCGTTCCATCCCAATGCTTTTCAATACAGTCATACATGAGATCCTGATACTTCGTACGGAACTTTGAAGCCACTGTCCTCGGTATTGCTGTGATGCGCTGCTCAAACTGGAATGTTGCCGCATTTACATTGATCTGTGCCCCGTAATATTCACACTGTTCCCTCTGCATCTGCTCTGCAAGGGACTGCAATATGGAGAGTGCTCCCGCAGAGCCAAAAAGTCCGTCGATCAGCCGCCGAATCCGTTGTGTCTGCTGTTCTGCCTGCAGTTCCTGAATACGCGCCGCCCGATCCTGAAGCAGGTCGACGATCATATCCAGACGAGCGGATGCCCGCATCGCGTCAGTGTCTCCCGCAAATTCACGGGCATAGCTTTCCTGCTCCTGCCTCAGTGTGCTTCGCTCGGGCATAATCACCGATAAGCCAAACAGCGGATCGTACGCAGCTCCCATAAACGCAAGGTGGGCATTCATCACATAGATATCTTCAAAACTTTCCCCAAGCCGGTCTGCGAGGATCTTTCGCGCCTGTTCCTCCATCGCACATTGAATGTGCTTCATTTCTGCATACAGTTCGTCTATATATGATCCATCGATCTCTGGGATGCGCTCTGCCTTGGCAGGACAGTGCACATTGTAGACCGCATAGACCCGCGCATCCTGCCGCAGATATTGAGCAACCTTCGCTATCGTACCGCGCTCGGGCTTCTTCCCATTGCCCACGAGGTAGAGGATGACATTTGCCGTACGCAGCGCATCTTCCAGCTTTGTTGAGAACTCCGGATTCTGTTCCTCAAGTACGCCCTCGATCCCGGGAAGGTCTATCAGACGCAGGATACCTGAGCCGAGCCGCACATCATAGGCGATTGGTTCCTTTGTGCAATCCCCGGCTCCGCTTCCGATTGACGAGCCCCACTGCTCCGTGTATTTCTGTGCATTGTCAGCCCAATGCAGACGCAGTGCCTCGATCAGGGTCGACTTCCCGGCGGTCGTCTCACCAAAGAAGGCGACATTGCATACGCACCATTCGTTCCGGTCGGGAACTGCCCAACGCGCCGCACGAAAGTCCTGCTGCATCCGCGCAATCTGCGCACGAATCTCCTGTTTGTGCACGTTGCTCATCTCTGTGTCAATGATGGTGTCGAGTTTCATGGACAGTGCTGTCAACCGATCCTCAATGCGTTCATAGGTCTGCAATATGCTTTGGCGTGGATCATTCATCGTCATCACCCTCAATTTTTCGCTCCACAAAGCACTTCCAGCCCCATCTCGTACAGTACGTCGTTCACAGTGTCGATGTTGCAGCCATCCTTGATGCAGACCTCCATGATGATGTCGAACCGGCGTGCGTGCGAAATCGTGTAGCCCGCGCTCGCGAGGAGGTCGCGCGCCGTGTCGATGTTGAGCCGCAGGGCGAAGATGAAGGCGTAGACGAGGCGGTATCCCGGCTGGTAGTGCTTGTCCTTGCGGATCTTGGAGAACAGCTTGCGGTCAACACCTGCGCGCTTGTACGCCTCCACGTCGGTCATGCCGCTCTCGTCGATGAGGCGCAGGAGGCGCTCGGAGAAGGTCTCGTCCACCTTGTTGAGCTTGCTTTTGAGGCGTGAAAAGAGGCTGCCCAGATGCTCGCCCATGCCGGGAGGCAAAATCCCAAATACCGCTACGCCTGCCCCAAGTGCCGCCTCCTTCGGCGGACGCCCGTGGTGCAGATCGCGGCGCCTCTGTTCCCCCTCGAAAAGAGGCGGGGTGCGGCGCAGTATTTCATGTGGCTCATCCGCGAGATGATCGGCGGCATCCTGCAGATGCTCCGCAATGTAGCGGCGAATCTTTGCGATCAGGGCGGCAGGTGGTTTTTGATACGGCGGACGCATGGGCATTCCCCCTTCATTTTCTTTTCACAAAATTTTAACATATGCGAATCATCGCCGCAAGAGATTTGTTTTCATTTGTTGCATCGGATATACAAAGGGGAGCCTCGCCGTGAAGCCCCCCTCCTGTTTATCCATCCTGCCTCAGCTGCGCCCGCTCCTCTTCTTCGCGAGATGCTTGCTGATCTTTGCCTGCCACCCGGGGAGAATCATGCCCGTTCCGACAAATGTGCTCGTCAGGTGCGCAAGCGTGCTGAAGTTCTCGCGGATGCCCGCCTCATCACAGGCGAACTCGACGGCGTTGTCGGCGCGGATGCCGAGCCCGCCCGCGACCTGCACGGCGTCGATGTTCGCGCCGAGGAAGATGAACTCCCACCCCTCCGCTTCCTGCCGCTTCACCATCGCTCGCACCTGATCCGCCGTATACCGCGTGCTCGCGTTCTCCATGCCGTCCGTCGTGATGATGAACATCGTGCGCGCGGGGCGATCCTCGGGGCGTGCGTACTTGTGGACGTTGCGGATGTGGTGAATCGCGCCGCCCATCGCATCGAGCAGCGCCGTGCTGCCGCGCGTGTAGTACTCCTTGTCCGTGAGCACGGGCACGTCCGCAATCCGCACGCGGTCGTGGATGACCTCGTTCTCGTGGTCGAAGAGTACCGTCGAGACGAGCACGTCCACCCCCTCGCCCCTGTGCTGCCCGATCATGCCGTTGAACCCGCCGATCGTATCGCTCTCCATCCCCGACATCGACCCGCTGCGATCCAGAATGAACACCAGATCCGTCTGCCCCTGTACTTTTTCTTCTGCCATGATGATCTCCTCCTCTATACATCTGTGAGCTCTTCTATGGTTCAGAGTATAGCAGGAGGGGCGAGCGGCGTGGTCGCATGACAGGCGACATTTGCGGCACGAAAAAGGCGCAGACAATCTTGTCCGCGCCCTGTAGAGAAAGTGTTAGGGAATCGCTGATAAAATAGACCCTCAGATTGGCGCAGATTTTTTCGTCCGAACTAGGAGGCAAACCGGACGCATAGCAGAGGCTATGTGGAGGATTTGCAGGCGTTGTGCGGGCAAAAAAGATGCGTTAAGATGGCGGTGCTGAATTTATCAGTGCTTCCTTAGCCACGCCAGTTCAGCGCCCTGCGCTCCATATCTGCAATCCCGACCAGAAATTCGATGTTTTTCCGCCGCCAATCATCGCATTCATCATAAAAATACGCGGTCTTGCGTTTCTTGAAAATACGGAACGGCTGCGCCTCCGAGTTGTCGTAGGGTAAGCGACAATCTCAGGTTTCTTCGCGCTCACCATAACGCCCCTTCCACGCACGCTCTGCCACAGGGATGCGTGTGCCGTCACTCCGCAGTTCATAGATTTTCTGCGTCTTGCGGTCGTAGACGATGCTCGGGACGCCCATCGCCTTGTTTTTTTCGAGCGCGATCTGCACGGCTGCACGGGCGCGCTGTACGACCATATCGTCGGTAATTGCCGTCTGTTCCATCCTGCTCGCTCCTCTCGATGTTTTTTTCACTATATCACATTTTGGATAAAAGTGCATGAAAACGGGGCTGTCATATGCGATTTTTTCCTCTATAATGAACATATACTAAATGACAGGAGGCTCATTATGATCTACACCGCACAGTACGACTCACCGCTCGGCACGATGCTCCTTGCGAGCGACGGGACTGCGCTCACCGCGCTTGACTTTGACGATACAAGCGACTGCATCCGAGGGATGCAAAAAGATCTCCCCGTGTTCGAGGAGACCTTTCGATGGCTCGATCTGTATTTCAGCGGCAAAGTACCGGACTGCATGCCGCAGCTTGCGCCCAAGGGCACAGCATTTCAGCACGCGGTCTGGGATATCCTGCGCACGATTCCGTACGGAAAGACGACGACCTACGGCAGGATCGCCGCACAGCTTGCAGAGACACGCGGCGGCCGTATGTCCGCACAGGCGGTCGGCGGCGCGGTCGGACGCAACCCCATCTCCATCCTCATCCCCTGCCACCGCGTCATCGGCGCGGATGGCAGTCTGACGGGCTATGCGGGCGGTATGGAGCGCAAGGACTTCCTGCTACGGCTGGAGGGAAGCTATTCATAATGCCCCTTGCAGGAAAGAATCTCCATGCCGTTCGGCGTAATACGATAGATTAGGCGGTTCTTCTCATCAATCCGTCTGCTCCAAAATCCGCCGAGCTCGCCCTTGAGCGGTTCCGGTTTTCCAACGCCGTCAAACGGATGCCGCTCCACATCCTTGAGCAGGAGATTGATCCGTTTCATCGTCTTCTTGTCCTCTGACTGCCAGCCGATATAGTCCTCCCACGCCTCATCCGACCATGTCTTATTCACTGTCTGCGACCTCAATCAAATCATGCTGCACGCCCCTGCCGGCATTGAGCTGGGCAATTCCCCGACGCAGATGTGCCATATTGCTTTCCGAGTAGAGCGGATCCGGTTCCGCAGAGAGTTCAAATGGGATTTTGCGATCTCGTGCGACGCGCTTTGCAAAAATCAGAAATGCGGTGGAAATGGGTAGCCCGATCTCGTCACAAACCTCATGCAGACGCATCGACAAATCATCATCCATACACACCATAACATTCTGCGCC
This window encodes:
- a CDS encoding type II toxin-antitoxin system RelB/DinJ family antitoxin, with translation MAQNVMVCMDDDLSMRLHEVCDEIGLPISTAFLIFAKRVARDRKIPFELSAEPDPLYSESNMAHLRRGIAQLNAGRGVQHDLIEVADSE
- a CDS encoding Txe/YoeB family addiction module toxin, with protein sequence MNKTWSDEAWEDYIGWQSEDKKTMKRINLLLKDVERHPFDGVGKPEPLKGELGGFWSRRIDEKNRLIYRITPNGMEILSCKGHYE
- a CDS encoding methylated-DNA--[protein]-cysteine S-methyltransferase, coding for MIYTAQYDSPLGTMLLASDGTALTALDFDDTSDCIRGMQKDLPVFEETFRWLDLYFSGKVPDCMPQLAPKGTAFQHAVWDILRTIPYGKTTTYGRIAAQLAETRGGRMSAQAVGGAVGRNPISILIPCHRVIGADGSLTGYAGGMERKDFLLRLEGSYS
- a CDS encoding vWA domain-containing protein; the protein is MAEEKVQGQTDLVFILDRSGSMSGMESDTIGGFNGMIGQHRGEGVDVLVSTVLFDHENEVIHDRVRIADVPVLTDKEYYTRGSTALLDAMGGAIHHIRNVHKYARPEDRPARTMFIITTDGMENASTRYTADQVRAMVKRQEAEGWEFIFLGANIDAVQVAGGLGIRADNAVEFACDEAGIRENFSTLAHLTSTFVGTGMILPGWQAKISKHLAKKRSGRS